Within Cydia fagiglandana chromosome 1, ilCydFagi1.1, whole genome shotgun sequence, the genomic segment cCCAGCAGGGAatcaagggaaagttcagatatttaattaaaatacataaatacctactaaaatatgtgttccgcaataattgaattattttattatattctaatatatttattattcatcagcatttcaattatgtatatgtttaacgaagatattgaagcgtttatcgatatataacatgattaaaatcgacttttcacatccctaaaagagcacacatacacgtttttacgcgcACATACAGCCTGGATGcaccaaaaaaggcaacacttggatttgaagttcatcttgtcaacagtgtggttgtccttttttgacaaaaggcatttttaaaagagcgaggagagagaaatgatactagttgctgcgccgtcaaagagaacagaaaacgtaggggccttggaTTTTCGTAGCAGGCTCTCTGACATCTCTTTCTGCTCTATACGTGCCTTTACTTGGCATACAACTTCAAAACTTGGCAGATAAATTCGTCCGCATCGCATTGAttgtttatagtattttttgccTGTGCATGTGTCACTTATGTCATattcaagggcccaaccttttctgttctctttcaaggcgcagcaaccagtatcatttctctctcctcgctcttttaaaaatgccgtttgtcaaaaaaggacaaccataacagttgacaaggtggacttcaaatcaagtgttgcctttcttgatgcgcccagtctGTATacgtgtgcgtaaaagcgtatatgtgtgctcttttagggatgtgaaaagtcgattttaatcatgttatatatcgataaacgctacacagcggaacgaaatagcgattaattgaagcttcaatatcttcgttaaacataaacataattgaaatgctaatggataatgaatatattataatataataatataattcaattattgcggaacacctattttaggaggtatttatgtattttaattaaatatctgaactttcccttggttccctgctggggcgtgactataaaattgtgatctgataaccacaataaagaataaaagcgtttttggtcattttaggtatcgttaagcctttgaagttaaattaaaattgcaagaaatgtcgatagtttatcgatatgactttatcgacatggctacagcaacgtgggccgcattgttaatcgtacactaaacaaaagtggcaacagtgacagctcgctgagactacgtctttatatattataagtctatggtcATATTCATATTTGACAGCTGACGTTTCTTTGATATGAATGCAAGGCGAAGCCACGCGTaactttaatattttacaagctttttaaatacctaaagccGATAGAGCTTCTAAAATGGCAGAAACAATGAAACAAACTGTCGCCGGCATACTGAAAAGTATAGAACGGTAAGTACACTGTTTTGCTAGTGTCATCTTTTAGTACCTTGAATAGAGTCTTAACTAATTTGTAACTTTTAGATATAACCCAGCGAATCTGCAGACCCTGGAGCGCTATGTTGATATGCAGTCTCGGGAAAACACGTACGATTTGGAAGCGAACCTGGCGGTGCTGAAGTTGTACCAGTTCAACCCGGAGAAGTTCAATGCCGATATAACCTGTCAGATACTTCTGAAGGCGTTGACGAACTTCCCGCATACTGATTTTACTTTATGCAAGTGTTTACTACTTGAATCAGTGGTAAGTTaacaattttacatatttttatgtttttaatataCAAATGTACTGCAAGTAGGTCTGTATATAAATTAACAAAAAGCTTGAATTCTCAAATCTCTAACAATCAAAGTAGGTTCACACACTGGAATAAGGTCAGATTTATACCTTGGTGTAACTTGTACATTCCTTAAATCTTAGATAGCAAAATTCTGTTGATTAAactgtttttattatgtttctaGCCTGAAAATGAAACAATATCACAAATCAAATACTTAGCCGACATCCTGGAGCAGTGTGACTTCGCCCAATTCTGGAACCGTGTGCACCAGATGCCGGAGCTATGCAACCGCATCAGCGGGTTCCACGATTCCATCCGCAAGTTTGTCTGCCATGTTGTCGGCATCACCTTCCAGACTATTGAGAAGAATAACTTGGCCAATTTGCTTGGTGGCATTGATGGTGAGGCTTTGTAAACTATGTTACTGCATTAAACAACCTTAAAATCCATCCACACTACAGTTAACTTGTGTGGAACAACACTAACACAGTAACATTAGGTAACATACCTAGTTAATCACTGTTGCAATCTAAATGGGGTAATTCTAAATTAGTTAGTGtatgtcaattatttaaaaaccaTTTACTACTTAGTTAAACATGTTATGTCTTTCCTCCTATTTCAGATGTTACTCTAAAACACTGGGTTAAGAAATATGGATGGCGGGACGATGGCAACCTAATTTTCATTGCCAATCAGGATGAAAATATCAAGACAAAGAATATTACTGAAAAAATTGAGTTTGACCACCTTGCTCCGCTCATGGCCCTTTTGTAATGTGATGAAATatctcataaaaataaaataaatgtgctTACAGGTTCAGTATTGAGTATTATGATTCTTTTGCTATTTCACTTTGTTGCTAATCCCTAAATATTTAGCTAGTAGATTTTGTAATGTATTTAGCTAGTAAATAAACCCGAACTGCATTTCAGGTTCACATTAACCTTTAGCTAGTAATAAAAGAAACCCAAAATAAAGATTGATGATTATGAAAAACACAACATTTAATAATAACAGCCTCACTGTTCTATCCCGTTATTTGTAAAGCTAAACATATTAAACTGATTATTATCTCAACAGAGCT encodes:
- the LOC134680347 gene encoding eukaryotic translation initiation factor 3 subunit K, which encodes MAETMKQTVAGILKSIERYNPANLQTLERYVDMQSRENTYDLEANLAVLKLYQFNPEKFNADITCQILLKALTNFPHTDFTLCKCLLLESVPENETISQIKYLADILEQCDFAQFWNRVHQMPELCNRISGFHDSIRKFVCHVVGITFQTIEKNNLANLLGGIDDVTLKHWVKKYGWRDDGNLIFIANQDENIKTKNITEKIEFDHLAPLMALL